From Pseudomonas hefeiensis, one genomic window encodes:
- the motA gene encoding flagellar motor stator protein MotA, which translates to MAKIIGIIVVFASVLGGYVLSHGKIAALVQPFEVLIIGGAALGAFLQANPGYMTMHVLKKSLSMFGSRFSHTFYLEVLGLIYEILNKSRREGMMAIEGDIEDAASSPIFAKYPTVLKDDRMTAFVCDYLRIMSSGNMAPHELEGLFDMELYSLKEDLEHPSHAVNGIADGMPGFGIVAAVLGIVVTMASLGEGDQASIGLHVGAALVGTFFGILAAYGFFGPLAHSLAHDAKEELNVYEAIKASLVASASGMPPSLAVEFGRKVLYPAHRPSFAELEQAVRGR; encoded by the coding sequence ATGGCTAAAATTATCGGCATCATTGTCGTGTTCGCGAGCGTTCTGGGCGGATACGTGCTTTCCCATGGCAAGATTGCCGCCCTGGTCCAGCCCTTTGAGGTTCTGATCATCGGCGGTGCGGCCCTTGGCGCATTTTTGCAGGCCAACCCCGGCTACATGACGATGCACGTGCTCAAGAAGTCCTTGAGCATGTTCGGCTCGCGTTTCAGCCACACCTTCTACCTTGAGGTGCTGGGGCTGATCTACGAGATCCTCAACAAGAGCCGCCGCGAAGGCATGATGGCGATCGAAGGGGATATCGAAGACGCGGCGTCCAGCCCGATCTTCGCCAAGTACCCCACGGTGCTCAAGGACGATCGCATGACGGCGTTCGTCTGTGACTACCTGCGCATCATGTCGTCCGGCAACATGGCTCCCCATGAGCTCGAAGGCCTGTTCGACATGGAACTGTACAGCCTCAAGGAAGACCTGGAGCACCCGTCTCACGCGGTCAACGGCATTGCCGACGGCATGCCGGGTTTCGGTATCGTTGCGGCGGTATTGGGCATCGTGGTGACCATGGCCTCCCTGGGTGAAGGCGACCAGGCATCTATCGGTCTGCACGTAGGGGCGGCACTGGTAGGTACCTTCTTCGGTATTCTCGCCGCGTATGGCTTCTTCGGCCCGTTGGCCCATTCCCTGGCCCACGACGCCAAGGAAGAACTCAATGTCTACGAAGCCATCAAGGCTTCGCTCGTAGCCTCGGCTTCGGGCATGCCGCCATCGCTGGCTGTGGAGTTCGGTCGCAAGGTTCTGTACCCGGCGCACCGTCCAAGCTTCGCCGAGTTAGAACAAGCGGTTCGCGGTCGCTAA
- the motB gene encoding flagellar motor protein MotB, with the protein MENNQPIIIKRVKRIAGGHHGGAWKIAFADFATAMMAFFLVLWLLSTATPEQKIAIAGYFKDPVGFSESGTPYIIDLGGSPTLAPENTLNPEVESQPQPDKVKVDADQAEGMAEEVERERLELLLQELQNKVEENPELQKFKDQILFEITPNGLRIQIMDAENRPMFDSGSARLKPYFEDILLAMADTIKAVPNKISISGHTDAKPFIGKGDFGNWELSANRANAARRALVAGSYPDEQVARVVGYASSALFDRKDPFNPVNRRIDIVVLTKKAQKAIEGSQTDDPAPDPAQGEGAPGEVPAMPGAAADPNALPADQQPVPAHEVRERLNLFDDLAPKPAEPPAQ; encoded by the coding sequence ATGGAAAATAACCAGCCGATCATTATCAAGCGCGTCAAGCGCATAGCCGGTGGGCATCACGGGGGCGCCTGGAAAATCGCCTTCGCCGACTTCGCGACGGCGATGATGGCGTTCTTCCTGGTGCTGTGGCTGCTATCTACCGCCACCCCGGAGCAGAAAATCGCCATTGCCGGTTACTTCAAGGATCCGGTGGGTTTTTCCGAAAGCGGCACGCCCTACATTATCGACCTCGGCGGTTCGCCGACCCTGGCGCCGGAAAATACCCTCAACCCTGAAGTCGAGTCCCAGCCCCAGCCTGACAAGGTCAAGGTGGACGCCGATCAGGCCGAAGGCATGGCCGAGGAGGTTGAGCGCGAGCGTCTGGAGTTGTTGCTGCAAGAGTTGCAGAACAAAGTCGAAGAGAACCCTGAACTGCAGAAGTTCAAGGACCAGATCCTGTTCGAAATCACGCCCAACGGCTTGCGCATCCAGATCATGGACGCCGAGAACCGTCCGATGTTCGACTCTGGCAGCGCGCGCCTGAAACCATACTTCGAAGATATTCTGCTGGCCATGGCCGACACCATCAAAGCGGTGCCGAACAAGATCAGTATCAGTGGTCATACCGATGCCAAGCCCTTCATCGGCAAAGGCGATTTCGGTAACTGGGAGCTTTCCGCCAATCGTGCCAACGCGGCGCGTCGGGCCTTGGTGGCCGGCAGCTATCCGGACGAGCAGGTGGCGCGGGTGGTCGGTTATGCCTCCTCGGCGCTGTTCGACCGCAAAGACCCGTTCAACCCGGTCAACCGGCGTATCGACATCGTGGTGTTGACCAAAAAGGCCCAGAAAGCCATTGAAGGTTCGCAAACCGATGACCCGGCGCCGGACCCGGCCCAAGGCGAGGGCGCGCCAGGTGAAGTGCCGGCAATGCCAGGTGCGGCGGCTGATCCGAACGCATTGCCGGCGGACCAGCAGCCTGTTCCGGCCCATGAGGTGCGCGAGCGTCTGAACCTGTTCGATGATCTCGCGCCGAAACCGGCGGAGCCGCCTGCGCAGTGA
- the rsgA gene encoding small ribosomal subunit biogenesis GTPase RsgA encodes MAKRQLNRRQNWRIEKIQGERAARAAKRESSAVQALEGGDLGPEQTGLVIAHFGVQVEVEAREGELAGQVFRCHLRANLPALVTGDQVVWRAGNQGIGVIVAQLPRHTELCRPDSRGQLKPVAANVDMIVIVFAPLPEPHANLIDRYLVAAEHAGIRPLLLLNKFDLIDEHNAPALNALLSVYRQLGYPVLEVSAHHGDGMEKLQEQLDGRISVFVGQSGVGKSSLVNSLLPEVETRVGPLSELSGQGTHTTTTARLFHFPGGGELIDSPGIREFGLGHVSRADVEAGFIEFNDLIGTCRFRDCKHDREPGCALLKALEDGRVQQQRMNSYRSIIASLPESSY; translated from the coding sequence ATGGCCAAACGCCAACTCAATCGTCGTCAAAACTGGCGCATCGAAAAGATCCAGGGCGAGCGCGCCGCCCGCGCCGCCAAACGCGAATCCAGCGCGGTACAAGCGCTTGAGGGCGGCGACCTCGGCCCGGAACAGACAGGTCTGGTGATCGCGCACTTCGGGGTACAGGTCGAGGTCGAGGCCCGTGAAGGCGAATTGGCCGGCCAGGTATTCCGCTGCCATCTGCGAGCCAACCTGCCGGCCCTGGTCACCGGCGACCAGGTGGTCTGGCGTGCCGGCAACCAAGGCATCGGCGTGATCGTGGCACAACTGCCGCGCCACACCGAGCTGTGCCGCCCGGACAGCCGAGGCCAGCTCAAGCCGGTAGCGGCCAACGTCGACATGATCGTCATCGTCTTCGCCCCGCTGCCCGAGCCCCACGCCAACCTGATCGACCGTTATCTGGTGGCAGCCGAACACGCCGGCATCCGCCCACTGTTGCTGCTCAACAAATTCGACCTGATCGACGAGCACAACGCCCCGGCGCTGAACGCCTTGCTCTCGGTCTATCGGCAATTGGGCTACCCGGTGCTGGAAGTTTCGGCCCACCACGGCGACGGCATGGAGAAATTGCAGGAACAACTGGACGGGCGCATCAGCGTATTCGTCGGCCAGTCTGGTGTCGGCAAGTCGTCGCTGGTCAACAGCCTGCTGCCGGAAGTCGAGACGCGCGTCGGGCCGTTGTCCGAGCTGTCCGGCCAGGGCACTCACACCACCACCACTGCGCGGTTGTTCCACTTCCCCGGCGGCGGTGAACTGATCGACTCGCCGGGCATCCGCGAATTTGGCCTGGGCCATGTCAGCCGAGCCGATGTGGAAGCGGGGTTCATCGAGTTCAACGACCTGATCGGCACCTGCCGCTTCCGCGACTGCAAGCACGACCGCGAACCCGGTTGCGCCCTGCTCAAGGCGCTGGAAGACGGTCGTGTGCAACAGCAACGGATGAACAGCTACCGCTCGATCATCGCCAGCTTGCCGGAAAGCAGTTACTGA
- the orn gene encoding oligoribonuclease, with product MQNPQNLIWIDLEMTGLNPDTDVIIEMATIVTDSDLNTLAEGPVIAIHHSDEILAGMDEWNTRQHGGSGLTQRVRESKISMAEAEAQTIAFLEQWVPKGKSPICGNSICQDRRFLYTHMKSLESYFHYRNLDVSTLKELAARWAPEVRDSFQKGGSHLALDDIRESIAELQHYRKHFIKF from the coding sequence ATGCAAAACCCGCAGAACCTGATCTGGATCGACCTGGAAATGACCGGTCTGAACCCGGACACCGATGTCATCATCGAAATGGCCACTATCGTCACCGACAGTGACCTCAACACCCTGGCCGAAGGCCCTGTGATCGCGATCCATCACAGCGACGAAATCCTGGCCGGTATGGACGAATGGAACACCCGCCAGCACGGCGGCTCCGGGCTGACCCAGCGGGTGCGCGAGAGCAAAATCAGCATGGCTGAGGCCGAAGCCCAGACCATCGCCTTTCTGGAGCAGTGGGTGCCAAAGGGCAAATCACCGATCTGCGGCAACAGCATCTGCCAGGATCGGCGCTTCCTCTATACCCACATGAAATCCCTGGAAAGCTACTTCCACTACCGCAACCTGGACGTCTCCACCCTCAAGGAGCTGGCCGCCCGCTGGGCTCCAGAGGTGCGTGACAGCTTCCAGAAGGGCGGCAGCCACCTGGCCCTGGACGACATCCGCGAGTCCATCGCCGAGTTGCAGCATTACCGCAAGCATTTCATCAAGTTCTGA
- a CDS encoding trimeric intracellular cation channel family protein codes for MMLLMLYLIAITAEAMTGALSAGRRGMDWFGVVLIACVTALGGGSVRDVLLGHYPLTWVKHPEYLVLTTAAAMLTVILARWMRHLRSLFLVLDAVGLVAFTLIGCMTALEMGHGMLVASVSGVITGVFGGILRDIFCNDIPLIFRRELYASVSFAAAWCYMLCVYLQLPSEQAILITLFGGFLLRLLAIRFHWEMPKFVYNDEV; via the coding sequence ATCATGTTGCTGATGCTTTATCTGATCGCCATCACCGCTGAAGCGATGACCGGTGCCTTGTCTGCCGGGCGTCGTGGCATGGACTGGTTTGGCGTGGTGCTGATCGCCTGCGTCACCGCGTTGGGGGGTGGCTCGGTGCGCGATGTGCTGCTCGGTCATTACCCGCTCACCTGGGTCAAGCACCCGGAATACCTGGTGCTGACCACCGCGGCGGCGATGCTGACGGTGATCCTGGCGCGCTGGATGCGCCATTTGCGCTCGTTGTTCCTGGTGCTCGATGCCGTGGGCTTGGTGGCGTTCACCCTGATCGGCTGCATGACCGCCCTGGAAATGGGCCACGGCATGTTGGTGGCTTCGGTCAGCGGTGTGATTACCGGCGTTTTCGGTGGCATCTTGCGGGACATTTTCTGCAACGACATCCCGCTGATCTTCCGCCGCGAGCTCTATGCCAGCGTCTCGTTTGCCGCGGCGTGGTGCTACATGCTGTGTGTCTATCTGCAGTTGCCGAGTGAGCAGGCGATCCTTATCACTCTGTTCGGCGGTTTCCTGTTGCGGCTCCTGGCGATCCGCTTTCACTGGGAAATGCCGAAGTTCGTCTACAACGACGAGGTCTGA
- the queG gene encoding tRNA epoxyqueuosine(34) reductase QueG, with the protein MPVIPIDLPALAQSIKDWGRELGFQQVGISGLDLAEHEHHLQRWLDAGYHGEMQYMGAHGSKRSHPEELVPGTLRVVSLRMDYLPGDTQMAQRLAQPEKAYVSRYALGRDYHKLIRKRVQQLAEKIQAAIGPFGYRAFVDSAPVLEKAIAEQAGLGWIGKNTLVLNRKAGSYFFLSELFVDLPLPADPPHASEHCGKCTACLDICPTNAFVGPYVLDARRCISYLTIELKSAIPEELRPLIGNRVFGCDDCQIVCPWNRFARPSGESDFKPRHNLDNAGLAELFMWDEEKFLSSTEGSPLRRAGYESWLRNLAVGLGNAPSTIPVLQALEARRDYPSELVREHVEWALRQHAERQTSSL; encoded by the coding sequence ATGCCTGTCATTCCCATAGATCTCCCCGCCCTCGCCCAATCCATCAAGGACTGGGGTCGCGAGCTGGGTTTCCAGCAGGTCGGCATCAGCGGCCTGGACCTGGCCGAGCATGAGCACCACCTGCAACGCTGGCTCGACGCCGGCTACCACGGCGAAATGCAATACATGGGTGCCCACGGCAGCAAACGCTCGCACCCCGAGGAGCTGGTGCCGGGCACATTGCGCGTGGTTTCCCTGCGCATGGACTACCTGCCGGGAGACACGCAAATGGCGCAGAGGCTCGCCCAACCGGAAAAAGCCTACGTCTCGCGCTATGCGTTGGGCCGCGATTACCACAAATTGATCCGTAAACGCGTGCAACAACTGGCAGAAAAAATCCAGGCGGCCATCGGCCCCTTCGGCTATCGCGCCTTCGTCGACAGCGCGCCGGTGCTGGAAAAAGCCATCGCCGAACAGGCCGGGCTGGGCTGGATCGGTAAAAACACCTTGGTATTGAACCGCAAGGCCGGTAGTTATTTTTTCCTGAGCGAGTTGTTCGTCGACCTGCCGCTGCCGGCGGACCCGCCCCACGCCAGCGAACACTGCGGAAAATGCACCGCATGCCTGGACATCTGCCCTACGAATGCCTTCGTCGGCCCCTACGTCCTGGATGCCCGACGCTGCATTTCCTACCTCACCATCGAACTCAAAAGCGCCATCCCCGAAGAACTGCGGCCGTTGATCGGTAATCGGGTGTTCGGTTGCGATGACTGCCAGATCGTCTGCCCGTGGAACCGCTTCGCCCGGCCGTCCGGAGAAAGCGACTTCAAGCCGCGACACAACCTGGACAATGCCGGGTTGGCCGAGCTGTTCATGTGGGACGAGGAAAAATTCCTCAGCAGTACCGAAGGCTCGCCCCTGCGCCGAGCCGGGTACGAAAGCTGGCTGCGCAACCTGGCGGTGGGATTGGGGAATGCACCTTCAACCATCCCGGTCTTGCAAGCGCTTGAAGCGCGGCGCGATTACCCATCGGAACTGGTGCGCGAGCATGTCGAGTGGGCGTTGCGCCAACACGCCGAGCGTCAGACCTCGTCGTTGTAG
- a CDS encoding NAD(P)H-hydrate dehydratase, which yields MPHTKDDFPDALYSAAQVRDLDAQLIAAGTTGFELMQRAARATWRAIVRRWPDARELTVLAGHGNNAGDGYLVATLARRAGWSVRVLTVGEPRRLQGDAANAHAEAVAVGVPVESWSDESDLRGVLLDALLGTGLSGEVREPYVRAIDTINVSGLPVAAVDIPSGLCADTGRVLGTAVAADLTVTFIGLKLGLFTGDAADRVGELIFNDLHADPDIVEAAPATARLLLPHNLPSLTPRARTSHKGKFGHVLLIGGDRGFGGAIQMSAESALRCGAGMVSMATRNEHVSAALTRLPEVMVQGTHSANQLMGLLEQATVLVVGPGLGQAAWGRSLLSAAANTSLPQVWDADALNLLSSGAVSLPEHCVITPHPGEAARLLGISTAQVQADRPAAAHALSKKYAATVILKGAGSLIASADGRLSVCGQGHPAMATAGLGDVLAGVVGALLAQGMEGFDAACLGVWLHANAGVQTGQSGRGLAATDLIPAIRQLLEEHSPCLK from the coding sequence ATGCCGCACACTAAAGATGATTTTCCCGACGCGCTGTACAGTGCCGCGCAGGTCCGGGACCTCGACGCACAACTGATCGCGGCAGGCACGACTGGCTTCGAATTGATGCAGCGTGCGGCCCGCGCCACCTGGCGGGCCATTGTCCGGCGCTGGCCAGACGCCAGGGAGCTGACCGTGCTGGCCGGGCATGGCAACAACGCCGGCGATGGTTATCTGGTGGCGACCCTGGCCCGACGCGCCGGTTGGTCAGTGCGGGTGCTAACGGTGGGCGAGCCCCGGCGGTTGCAGGGGGATGCCGCCAATGCCCACGCCGAGGCGGTGGCGGTAGGTGTGCCGGTGGAGTCATGGTCGGACGAGTCCGACTTGCGCGGTGTGCTGCTCGACGCCTTGCTCGGCACCGGATTGAGTGGCGAAGTACGCGAGCCCTACGTTCGGGCAATCGATACCATCAATGTCAGTGGTCTGCCAGTGGCCGCGGTGGATATCCCTTCGGGGCTGTGTGCCGACACGGGACGGGTGCTGGGTACGGCAGTGGCGGCCGACCTGACCGTAACCTTTATTGGCCTGAAGCTGGGCCTGTTCACTGGCGATGCGGCGGACCGGGTCGGTGAACTGATATTCAATGATCTGCATGCCGATCCCGACATCGTCGAGGCAGCGCCAGCCACGGCCCGGCTTCTGCTGCCCCATAATCTGCCGTCCCTGACGCCTCGTGCGCGCACATCCCACAAAGGCAAGTTCGGTCATGTCCTGTTGATCGGCGGCGACCGAGGTTTTGGCGGCGCCATCCAGATGAGCGCCGAAAGTGCCCTGCGCTGCGGCGCGGGGATGGTCTCCATGGCCACTCGCAACGAGCATGTGTCCGCTGCGCTGACGCGTTTACCCGAAGTCATGGTGCAGGGCACCCACTCGGCCAACCAATTGATGGGGTTGCTTGAGCAGGCCACGGTGTTGGTGGTTGGTCCGGGCCTGGGCCAGGCTGCGTGGGGGCGTAGCCTGTTGTCGGCGGCGGCCAACACATCACTGCCCCAGGTGTGGGATGCCGATGCGCTGAACCTGCTGAGCAGTGGCGCGGTCAGTTTGCCCGAGCACTGTGTGATCACCCCTCATCCGGGCGAGGCGGCGCGGCTTCTGGGTATCTCCACGGCCCAGGTGCAGGCCGATCGTCCGGCGGCAGCCCACGCCTTGAGCAAAAAGTACGCGGCCACGGTGATTCTCAAGGGCGCTGGCAGTCTGATTGCCAGTGCGGACGGTCGCCTGTCGGTTTGCGGTCAGGGCCATCCGGCCATGGCTACGGCAGGCCTCGGGGATGTGCTGGCCGGGGTGGTCGGCGCGTTGCTCGCCCAAGGCATGGAGGGCTTCGATGCCGCCTGCCTGGGAGTGTGGTTGCATGCCAATGCCGGTGTGCAAACCGGTCAGTCGGGCCGGGGGTTGGCGGCGACCGATCTGATCCCGGCCATTCGTCAGTTGTTGGAGGAGCATTCACCGTGTCTGAAGTAA
- the tsaE gene encoding tRNA (adenosine(37)-N6)-threonylcarbamoyltransferase complex ATPase subunit type 1 TsaE, with product MSEVTLYVADEQAMTQLGERIARTTAGHGLIFLEGDLGAGKTTLSRGIIRGLGHIGAVKSPTFTLVEPYEIGDIRAFHFDLYRLVDPEELEFLGIRDYFEDDALCLIEWPQKGAGFLPKPDLTITIGAQNGGRSLILTPQGSRGESWCAALALETN from the coding sequence GTGTCTGAAGTAACCCTGTACGTGGCGGACGAACAAGCCATGACACAATTGGGGGAGCGCATTGCGCGTACCACGGCAGGCCATGGTCTGATTTTTCTGGAGGGCGACCTCGGCGCGGGAAAAACCACCCTGTCCCGCGGCATTATTCGTGGCTTGGGACACATCGGCGCAGTGAAAAGTCCTACGTTCACGTTGGTTGAGCCCTACGAGATCGGCGACATTCGTGCCTTCCATTTCGACCTGTATCGACTGGTGGATCCTGAAGAATTGGAATTCCTCGGTATCCGCGATTACTTCGAAGATGACGCCTTGTGTCTGATCGAATGGCCCCAGAAAGGTGCAGGCTTTTTGCCAAAGCCTGACCTGACCATTACCATTGGCGCGCAGAACGGCGGGCGTTCGTTGATACTGACGCCGCAAGGCTCGCGCGGCGAGTCGTGGTGTGCCGCTTTGGCATTGGAAACTAATTGA
- a CDS encoding N-acetylmuramoyl-L-alanine amidase: MMGFGMRFRAVVAVVGMLLTALAVDAVAQTKVSSVRLWRAPDNTRLVFDLTGPVQHSVFTLTAPDRLVIDINGASLGAPLTAATANTPITAIRSAQRTPTDLRVVIDLKKAVTPKSFTLTPNAQYGNRLVVDLFDNPADAAPPPPPPTKVATVPAVPVTPTEPALKLPPMPSGKRDIIVVIDAGHGGEDPGASGSRGQREKDVVLSIARELQRQVNGMKGFRAELTRTGDYFIPLRGRTEIARKKGADLFVSIHADAAPSKAAFGASVFALSDRGATSETARWLADSENRSDLIGGAGNVSLDDKDRMLAGVLLDLSMTASLTSSLNVGQKVLSNIGRVTPLHKRRVEQAGFMVLKSPDIPSILVETGFISNANEASKLTSSSHQQALARSISSGVRQFFQQNPPPGTYIAWLRDSGKIAQGPRDHRVNPGETLAMIAVRYQVSPASLRSANNLKSDDLKIGQTLTIPGNDVVVKQ; this comes from the coding sequence ATGATGGGGTTTGGTATGCGCTTTCGCGCGGTGGTTGCTGTCGTAGGAATGTTGCTTACGGCACTGGCCGTCGATGCTGTGGCTCAGACGAAGGTCAGCAGCGTTCGTCTGTGGCGGGCGCCGGACAACACTCGGCTGGTGTTCGACCTGACGGGGCCGGTGCAGCACAGCGTATTCACCCTGACCGCTCCGGATCGCCTGGTGATCGACATCAATGGCGCGTCCCTGGGGGCGCCGCTGACTGCCGCCACCGCCAACACGCCGATCACGGCCATTCGCTCGGCTCAGCGCACGCCGACTGACCTGCGGGTCGTCATCGACCTGAAAAAGGCCGTGACCCCGAAAAGCTTCACCCTGACGCCCAACGCCCAGTACGGCAATCGGCTGGTGGTGGATCTGTTCGACAACCCGGCCGATGCCGCGCCACCGCCTCCACCTCCGACCAAAGTCGCCACAGTGCCAGCGGTACCGGTCACGCCAACCGAGCCTGCTCTCAAGCTACCGCCGATGCCGTCCGGCAAGCGCGACATCATCGTTGTGATCGATGCCGGTCACGGTGGTGAGGACCCTGGCGCCTCTGGCTCGCGCGGGCAACGTGAAAAGGACGTGGTGTTGTCCATCGCCCGTGAGTTGCAGCGCCAGGTCAACGGCATGAAAGGCTTTCGCGCCGAGTTGACACGTACCGGCGACTACTTCATCCCGTTGCGTGGCCGTACCGAAATCGCCCGCAAGAAGGGCGCGGACCTGTTCGTTTCGATCCATGCCGACGCCGCCCCTTCAAAAGCCGCGTTCGGGGCCTCGGTGTTTGCCCTGTCCGACCGGGGTGCCACCTCCGAGACCGCCCGTTGGCTGGCTGACAGCGAAAACCGTTCCGACCTGATTGGCGGCGCCGGCAACGTCAGCCTCGATGACAAGGACCGCATGCTCGCTGGCGTGCTGCTCGATCTGTCAATGACGGCCTCGCTGACGTCCAGCCTTAACGTCGGCCAAAAAGTCTTGAGCAACATTGGGCGCGTCACGCCGCTGCACAAGCGGCGCGTCGAACAGGCAGGGTTCATGGTGCTCAAGTCGCCGGATATTCCGTCGATCCTGGTGGAAACCGGGTTCATCTCCAATGCCAACGAAGCCTCGAAGCTGACGTCCTCCAGTCATCAACAGGCCCTGGCCCGGTCCATCAGCAGCGGCGTGCGCCAGTTCTTCCAGCAGAACCCGCCACCGGGCACCTACATCGCCTGGCTGCGAGACTCCGGCAAGATCGCCCAGGGACCACGGGATCATCGGGTCAATCCTGGCGAAACCCTGGCCATGATCGCCGTGCGCTATCAGGTGTCGCCCGCGTCCCTGCGCAGTGCCAATAATCTTAAGAGCGACGACCTCAAGATCGGCCAGACCCTGACTATTCCCGGCAACGACGTGGTGGTCAAGCAATGA
- the mutL gene encoding DNA mismatch repair endonuclease MutL → MSDELTGSNARIELLSPRLANQIAAGEVVERPASVIKELLENSLDSGAKRIDVDIEQGGVKLLRVRDDGGGIPADDLPLALARHATSKIRDLEDLERVMSLGFRGEALASISSVSRLTLTSRTREADQAWQVETEGRDMASRVQPAAHPVGTSVEVRDLFFNTPARRKFLKAEKTEFDHLQEVIKRLALARFDVAFHLRHNGKTILSLHEAHDDAARARRVGAVCGAGFLEQALPIEVERNGLHLWGWVGLPTFSRSQADLQYFYVNGRAVRDKLVAHAVRQAYRDVLFNGRHPTFVLFFEVDPAVVDVNVHPTKHEVRFRDGRMVHDFLYGTLHRALGDVRPEDQLAAPAAVAGMVRPTGLEAGEFGPQGEMRLAANALLEQPQPQPTYNAAGTGAGSGYQYQYTPRAQSSVPAAEAQAAYREFFKPLPETGAAALPDGQGDIPPLGYALAQLKGIYILSENAQGLVLVDMHAAHERIMYERLKIAMASEGLSGQPLLVPESLAVSQREADCAEEHVSWFQRLGFELQRLGPETLAIRQIPALLKQAEANRLVSDVLADLMEYGTSDRIQAHLNELLGTMACHGAIRANRRLALPEMNGLLRDMENTERSGQCNHGRPTWTQLGLDDLDKLFLRGR, encoded by the coding sequence ATGAGCGATGAACTGACCGGCAGCAACGCCCGCATCGAACTGCTCAGCCCCCGGCTGGCGAACCAGATCGCCGCCGGTGAGGTGGTCGAGCGTCCGGCGTCGGTCATCAAGGAGTTGCTGGAGAACAGTCTCGACTCCGGGGCCAAACGCATCGATGTGGATATCGAGCAGGGCGGCGTCAAGCTGTTGCGAGTGCGCGATGACGGTGGCGGCATTCCTGCCGACGACCTGCCATTGGCCCTGGCGCGCCACGCCACCAGCAAGATCCGCGACCTGGAAGACCTCGAGCGGGTCATGAGCCTGGGGTTCCGTGGCGAGGCACTGGCCTCCATCAGTTCGGTGTCGCGCCTGACACTCACCTCCCGTACCCGTGAAGCCGACCAGGCCTGGCAGGTCGAAACCGAAGGGCGGGACATGGCGTCCCGCGTCCAGCCTGCGGCCCATCCGGTGGGCACCTCGGTGGAAGTACGCGACCTGTTCTTCAATACCCCGGCCCGACGCAAGTTTCTCAAGGCTGAGAAGACTGAATTCGATCATTTGCAGGAAGTCATCAAGCGCCTGGCCCTGGCGCGTTTTGACGTGGCGTTCCATTTGCGCCACAACGGCAAGACCATCCTCAGCCTGCACGAGGCCCATGATGATGCGGCCCGGGCGCGACGCGTCGGCGCGGTGTGCGGTGCGGGCTTCCTGGAGCAGGCATTGCCCATCGAAGTGGAGCGCAATGGCCTGCACCTGTGGGGTTGGGTCGGGCTGCCGACTTTTTCTCGCAGCCAGGCGGACTTGCAGTACTTCTACGTAAACGGGCGCGCGGTGCGCGACAAACTGGTGGCCCACGCGGTGCGCCAGGCCTATCGCGACGTGTTGTTCAACGGTCGGCATCCGACCTTCGTGCTGTTTTTCGAAGTCGACCCCGCGGTGGTGGACGTCAACGTGCACCCGACCAAGCATGAAGTGCGCTTTCGTGACGGGCGCATGGTGCACGATTTCCTCTACGGCACCTTGCACCGCGCCTTGGGTGATGTGCGCCCCGAAGATCAATTGGCGGCACCGGCGGCAGTGGCCGGCATGGTCCGGCCAACGGGGCTGGAGGCTGGCGAATTCGGACCTCAAGGCGAAATGCGTCTGGCCGCCAACGCACTGCTGGAACAACCCCAGCCCCAGCCGACCTACAACGCCGCCGGGACCGGCGCCGGCAGCGGTTACCAGTACCAATACACCCCGCGTGCGCAATCGAGCGTGCCCGCCGCCGAAGCTCAGGCGGCTTATCGCGAGTTTTTCAAACCCCTGCCTGAGACCGGTGCGGCGGCGTTGCCGGACGGCCAGGGTGACATTCCGCCACTGGGTTATGCCCTGGCGCAGCTCAAAGGGATCTATATCCTCTCGGAAAATGCCCAGGGCCTGGTCCTGGTAGACATGCATGCCGCCCACGAGCGGATCATGTACGAGCGCCTGAAAATCGCCATGGCCAGTGAAGGCCTTAGCGGGCAACCGCTGCTGGTGCCTGAATCCCTGGCGGTCAGCCAGCGTGAGGCCGATTGCGCCGAGGAGCATGTGAGCTGGTTCCAGCGCCTGGGCTTTGAGCTGCAGCGCCTGGGCCCGGAAACCCTGGCGATCCGGCAGATCCCGGCCCTGTTGAAACAGGCCGAGGCCAACCGACTGGTCAGCGACGTGCTGGCGGACCTGATGGAGTACGGCACCAGCGACCGGATCCAGGCGCACCTGAACGAACTGCTCGGC